The genome window GATACTTTTTTTTGTTTCCTTTTGTTTTGTCTGAGTAACTTTTCTTGCCATGGTGTTTTAACTCCCTTTTAAAGTGGAAAGTTATGTGTGGTTCTATTTAAACATGATTTCTCAACATAAGTTCCACTGGATGAGGTTTCAGATAGTATTGTCTTTTCAGATAAGATATATTGTATTTTCTCACATAGTGGTTAAGCAGGGTAACAGGAACAACAAGGGGTATAAATTCTTTATGATAACTTTCTATGGTTCCACGCAACTCTTGTTTTTCGTCAGAGGTTAAATGTTTTTTAAAATACCCCTGAATATGTTGTAACGCATTGGTATTCTTCTTTACCGTTGCAATCAGTTTGAGGCCTTCCATTAGATTTCTGATATATTCTGAGAGCAGATTTTCACGTTTGTTTTTTTGGGTATTTGCTATTAAGCTACCAAGGAGTGAATAATGTTTTGGACTGTGTGCCATAATAAGAAGCTTGTGATCTGTGTGAAAATCTATCAGGCCTTTCATGGAGGCACCTTTCTTTTTTAATTTCTGCCATCGTTTTAATACGAACATTCTCTCAAT of Candidatus Scalindua japonica contains these proteins:
- a CDS encoding YbgA family protein, which produces MEIISWTRFITDTLGQYFEFIPICPEVEIGLPIPREPMHLFGSAETPRLLTIKTGIDYTERMSTWAEKKLKKLEKENLCGFIFKSRSPSSGIGSVKVYTPSGGVTKTGKGLFGGAFIKHFPLIPVEDDGRLHNPRFRENFIERMFVLKRWQKLKKKGASMKGLIDFHTDHKLLIMAHSPKHYSLLGSLIANTQKNKRENLLSEYIRNLMEGLKLIATVKKNTNALQHIQGYFKKHLTSDEKQELRGTIESYHKEFIPLVVPVTLLNHYVRKYNISYLKRQYYLKPHPVELMLRNHV